From Methanolobus chelungpuianus, a single genomic window includes:
- a CDS encoding protein translocase SEC61 complex subunit gamma produces MAEEFDIKELNSNIGQTLRSYLRVLKLTKKPSREEFLTIAKVAGLGILAIGFVGFIIYVLLVELPRMV; encoded by the coding sequence TTGGCAGAAGAATTTGATATTAAAGAACTTAACAGTAACATAGGCCAGACCCTCAGGTCCTACCTCAGGGTGCTCAAGCTTACAAAGAAACCCTCCAGGGAAGAGTTTCTGACTATAGCAAAGGTTGCCGGGCTGGGAATCCTCGCAATCGGATTTGTAGGGTTCATCATATACGTGCTATTGGTAGAATTGCCGAGAATGGTGTGA
- a CDS encoding 50S ribosomal protein L10, with protein sequence MEDIHHAERVPQWKKQEVEEIKELIRKYPLFGVVGVAGIPAKQLQKMRRDLQGTAVLKVARNTLIKRAFDESHEDVMKMDDYIDVQTALIFTEQNPFRLYKVLEQSKSPSPIKGGTVAPKDIVVQAGPTGFPPGPILGEMQSVGIPAAIDAGKVVVRETKTVAKEGEVVSQKLAAMLTRLEVYPMIVGLDLRAVLEAGSVFTPDVLAIDETKFLSDVMLAARQALNLSVYAAYPTADSIRAIIAKATTESRNLGINAAVLEPDIMDALLGKAYSQMLAVASAASDVNGEAIDDELKEALGARASAAAVITETTATEAVEEKEEEEENSEEEGMAGLGALFG encoded by the coding sequence ATGGAAGACATTCACCACGCAGAGCGCGTTCCTCAATGGAAGAAACAGGAAGTTGAGGAGATCAAGGAACTCATCAGGAAGTATCCCCTGTTCGGAGTAGTGGGTGTCGCCGGAATTCCTGCAAAGCAGCTTCAGAAAATGAGAAGGGACCTTCAGGGTACTGCTGTTTTGAAGGTTGCAAGGAACACACTCATCAAAAGGGCATTTGACGAATCACACGAAGATGTCATGAAGATGGATGATTACATCGACGTGCAGACAGCCCTTATCTTCACCGAACAGAACCCGTTCAGACTTTATAAGGTGCTTGAACAGAGCAAGAGCCCCTCACCCATAAAGGGAGGAACTGTTGCACCCAAGGACATTGTTGTTCAGGCAGGTCCGACCGGTTTCCCGCCAGGACCCATACTCGGAGAAATGCAGAGTGTAGGGATACCGGCTGCTATAGACGCCGGTAAGGTAGTGGTAAGGGAAACGAAGACGGTTGCAAAGGAAGGAGAGGTCGTCTCCCAGAAACTTGCAGCCATGCTCACAAGGCTTGAGGTTTACCCGATGATAGTGGGCCTGGACCTCAGGGCAGTCCTTGAGGCAGGTTCAGTCTTTACACCGGACGTACTTGCCATCGATGAGACAAAGTTCTTGTCAGATGTTATGCTGGCAGCCCGGCAGGCACTCAACCTCTCAGTCTATGCAGCATACCCGACCGCAGACAGCATCCGCGCGATCATTGCAAAGGCTACAACAGAGTCACGCAACCTTGGTATCAATGCAGCTGTGCTCGAACCGGACATCATGGATGCCCTGCTTGGAAAAGCATACTCACAGATGCTTGCAGTGGCATCTGCAGCTTCAGATGTTAACGGGGAAGCGATCGATGACGAGCTGAAAGAGGCCCTTGGAGCAAGGGCATCAGCAGCAGCGGTCATAACCGAAACAACTGCAACTGAGGCCGTTGAAGAGAAGGAAGAAGAGGAAGAGAACAGCGAAGAGGAAGGAATGGCCGGACTCGGAGCTCTTTTCGGATGA
- a CDS encoding 50S ribosomal protein L11, producing the protein MANVVEALVPGGKANPGPPLGPALGPLGINVKAVIDKINEKTKDYNGMQVPIKVIVAADKTFEIEVGTPPTAALILKELGLEKGSGAAGTTMVGNLTIPQASKIARMKKDDMLAYTLKAAVKEVLGACVPMGVTAEGMHARECQKAIDEGKFDDVLAAESW; encoded by the coding sequence ATGGCAAATGTCGTTGAAGCACTGGTCCCGGGAGGCAAAGCAAACCCAGGACCACCACTTGGTCCGGCACTTGGTCCTCTGGGGATCAACGTAAAAGCCGTGATCGATAAGATCAATGAGAAAACAAAGGATTACAACGGAATGCAGGTCCCCATCAAGGTAATAGTTGCTGCGGACAAGACATTCGAGATCGAGGTCGGTACACCCCCGACAGCAGCACTGATCCTGAAGGAACTTGGACTTGAGAAGGGTTCAGGAGCCGCAGGGACCACCATGGTAGGCAATCTCACAATCCCGCAGGCCTCCAAGATAGCACGCATGAAGAAGGATGATATGCTTGCATACACCTTAAAGGCCGCTGTCAAGGAAGTCCTTGGTGCTTGTGTGCCAATGGGCGTCACCGCTGAAGGGATGCATGCCAGGGAATGTCAGAAGGCCATTGATGAAGGCAAGTTTGACGACGTGCTGGCAGCAGAATCCTGGTAA
- a CDS encoding winged helix-turn-helix domain-containing protein — protein sequence MEDMIGFVTGNKNRQKLLSLLGSKHELDVDRLAKNMHIASPSVKKIIDELLEKGLIKQDNGSYSLTELGDAVEKRVRTI from the coding sequence ATGGAAGACATGATAGGATTTGTGACAGGAAACAAGAATAGGCAGAAACTTCTTTCCCTTCTGGGCTCAAAGCATGAACTGGACGTGGACCGCCTGGCAAAGAACATGCATATCGCCAGCCCTTCTGTTAAAAAGATCATTGACGAACTGCTGGAAAAGGGTCTCATAAAGCAGGATAACGGCTCCTATAGCCTGACCGAGCTTGGTGACGCCGTAGAGAAGCGGGTACGCACTATCTGA
- a CDS encoding ribonuclease P protein component 4, which produces MAKHRQKNKAVAKDIAYERIVCLFDLAGREYAESPVRSNRYVSLAKRIGMRYRVSLPSELKRKMCKGCGSFLSPGASCRVRLKDGRLNITCLSCGRVQRYPLAGEKIVAKETVEGSAPGPKRKNNLIR; this is translated from the coding sequence ATGGCAAAACACAGACAGAAAAACAAAGCAGTTGCAAAGGACATCGCATATGAACGTATAGTCTGCCTGTTCGATCTGGCAGGCAGGGAGTATGCGGAGAGTCCTGTAAGAAGCAACAGGTATGTTTCCCTGGCAAAACGGATCGGGATGCGCTATCGGGTGAGCCTGCCTTCTGAACTGAAAAGGAAAATGTGCAAAGGCTGTGGCTCCTTTCTCTCTCCCGGGGCCAGTTGCAGGGTCCGCCTGAAAGACGGGCGCCTTAACATCACATGCCTGAGCTGTGGCAGAGTGCAGCGATATCCTCTGGCTGGCGAAAAGATAGTAGCGAAGGAAACAGTAGAAGGGTCAGCTCCAGGGCCAAAGCGGAAGAATAACCTTATCCGCTGA
- a CDS encoding D-aminoacyl-tRNA deacylase — MNILTHHQIPTDIMKGMNYKKTNILCSSADPASRNIKEKLLLIREWKPVEELPRLWEGLAGILETDTHRIIEIEQHHIYQDRIDETMEQHGYDTDLIIVASRHKSSDGRAVLTAHFTGNVKSAHFGGRPFELSVPAPFMISSILRNMQHLAKGTGFEINMESTHHGPTDIATPMVYAEIGSGPEQWVDPAAGEIVAKAIMEAEPVNQPVAIGFGGGHYASRQTKLLLEEDITFGHNFPDHQLGDIDIELIRQAFDKSGAKFAYLDRKSMPARERDRIQGLLQELGYIVLREGDIRELRGLDWELFLDIRRMAEELCPGGRFRINRCFRSAAASALQAGQEEKIHAAVVNEQLLQEVVSVDREALYRTLEEFAPVYLEKENGTLSGHILGFGEKVRIMTQDIINECIKILKEHYEVKYIPEENLIYIVTEKFSPEMAKGLGVGPGPLYGKLANKETVIVNGNVIGPEMVHVRKIKEIPLTIH, encoded by the coding sequence ATGAATATTCTAACTCACCACCAGATCCCTACAGACATCATGAAAGGCATGAACTATAAGAAAACCAACATTCTCTGCTCCTCAGCAGATCCGGCAAGCAGAAATATCAAAGAGAAGTTACTGTTGATCCGGGAGTGGAAACCCGTGGAGGAGCTTCCGCGATTGTGGGAAGGCCTCGCCGGTATACTCGAAACTGACACCCACAGGATAATCGAGATCGAACAGCATCACATATACCAGGACCGTATCGATGAGACCATGGAACAGCATGGATATGATACCGACCTCATCATTGTGGCGTCCAGGCATAAGAGCAGTGACGGCAGGGCAGTCCTGACAGCACATTTCACAGGAAATGTCAAAAGTGCGCATTTTGGCGGGAGGCCTTTTGAGCTGTCCGTACCGGCCCCTTTTATGATCAGTTCCATCCTTCGCAACATGCAGCATCTTGCAAAAGGGACCGGCTTTGAGATAAACATGGAATCCACTCACCACGGCCCCACAGATATTGCAACTCCAATGGTGTACGCCGAGATCGGCAGTGGGCCGGAGCAGTGGGTCGATCCGGCTGCAGGAGAGATCGTTGCAAAGGCAATAATGGAAGCTGAGCCGGTAAATCAGCCGGTGGCGATTGGTTTTGGAGGCGGGCATTATGCAAGCAGACAGACAAAGCTGTTACTTGAAGAGGACATCACTTTCGGGCATAATTTCCCGGACCATCAGCTGGGCGACATAGATATTGAGCTTATAAGGCAGGCTTTTGACAAGTCCGGGGCAAAGTTCGCATACCTGGATCGGAAATCGATGCCTGCCAGGGAAAGGGACAGGATACAGGGCCTCCTTCAGGAGCTGGGATACATCGTACTGCGGGAAGGGGATATAAGGGAGTTGAGAGGTCTTGACTGGGAACTGTTCCTGGATATCCGCAGGATGGCTGAAGAACTGTGCCCCGGAGGCAGGTTCAGGATAAACAGGTGTTTCAGGAGCGCAGCGGCCAGTGCACTGCAGGCAGGACAGGAGGAGAAGATCCATGCTGCAGTGGTGAACGAGCAACTGCTACAGGAAGTAGTTTCCGTGGACAGGGAGGCACTATACCGGACCCTGGAAGAGTTTGCTCCCGTTTATCTTGAAAAGGAGAATGGCACATTATCCGGACACATACTGGGCTTCGGTGAAAAGGTAAGAATAATGACGCAGGATATCATAAATGAATGCATTAAAATACTAAAAGAGCATTATGAAGTTAAATATATTCCAGAGGAGAATCTAATTTATATAGTGACTGAGAAGTTCAGTCCCGAGATGGCAAAGGGGCTTGGTGTCGGTCCGGGTCCTCTGTATGGAAAACTGGCCAACAAGGAAACAGTTATAGTCAATGGAAATGTTATCGGACCGGAAATGGTCCACGTGCGAAAGATTAAAGAAATCCCATTGACCATTCACTAA
- a CDS encoding 50S ribosomal protein L1, whose protein sequence is MAEQNIVEAINRLLQESPQRNFAESVDLAINLKNLDMSQPKNRVDEEILLPHGLGKDLKIAVFAKGEVGLQAKEAGVQYVFTDTDIADLGADKARARAIANECDFFIAEVQYMAQIGKNLGAILGPRGKMPTPLPPGKNVGDLVNNAKSSIRIRSKDRLTFHVSVGRKDMDVNKLADNVETVLNRVEQALEKGKHNIRSIYVTTTMGKSVKVV, encoded by the coding sequence ATGGCAGAACAAAATATAGTAGAAGCTATTAACAGGTTATTGCAGGAGTCACCACAGCGTAATTTCGCTGAGAGTGTGGACCTGGCTATAAACCTTAAGAATCTTGACATGAGTCAGCCTAAAAACCGTGTCGATGAAGAGATATTATTACCGCACGGTTTAGGAAAGGACCTCAAGATCGCTGTTTTTGCGAAAGGAGAAGTAGGTCTCCAGGCAAAGGAAGCGGGTGTCCAGTACGTATTCACTGATACGGACATCGCTGACCTCGGTGCTGACAAGGCACGCGCAAGGGCTATTGCCAACGAATGTGACTTCTTCATTGCCGAAGTTCAGTATATGGCCCAGATCGGTAAGAACCTGGGTGCGATCCTTGGTCCGAGAGGAAAGATGCCAACACCCCTGCCACCTGGCAAGAATGTTGGGGATCTTGTGAACAACGCAAAAAGCTCCATCAGGATAAGATCGAAGGACAGGCTTACGTTCCACGTATCTGTAGGACGTAAGGACATGGATGTCAACAAGCTGGCAGACAATGTGGAAACTGTCCTGAACAGGGTCGAGCAAGCTCTTGAGAAGGGTAAGCATAACATAAGATCTATCTATGTTACGACCACCATGGGCAAATCCGTGAAGGTGGTATAA
- a CDS encoding energy-coupling factor ABC transporter ATP-binding protein, protein MNMTTEAPIIELKDISYFYASSKTKALDSVSLKIYPGEKIAILGANGAGKSTLFRHLNGILRPSSGQILINGQEITRKNIKQVRQTVGMVFQNPDDQILAPTVEQDVAFGPMNMGLSQEEVERRVAEALELVHMSGFEERSPHHLSGGQKKLVAIAGILAMRPRVVVLDEPTAGLDPLTASQVINMIEEMNLQLGITVILSTHDVDIVPSFAERVYVIHDGRIGAEGTPEEIFSKCDLLRNAHLRMPRIAEVFRLLQESGVDADIQITPSEARNEILRLLRMHA, encoded by the coding sequence ATGAACATGACAACTGAAGCACCTATTATAGAGCTCAAGGATATCTCGTACTTCTACGCCAGCAGCAAGACAAAGGCGCTTGACAGTGTCAGCCTGAAGATCTATCCCGGTGAGAAGATAGCTATCCTCGGGGCGAACGGAGCCGGGAAGTCAACACTGTTCAGGCACCTCAACGGCATACTTAGGCCAAGCTCCGGCCAGATCCTTATCAACGGGCAAGAGATCACGCGCAAGAACATAAAGCAGGTAAGGCAGACAGTGGGGATGGTTTTCCAGAATCCTGACGACCAGATACTGGCCCCTACCGTGGAACAGGATGTTGCCTTCGGGCCAATGAATATGGGGCTTTCCCAGGAGGAAGTTGAAAGAAGGGTTGCTGAAGCCCTTGAACTCGTGCACATGTCCGGCTTTGAGGAACGTTCACCCCATCACCTTAGCGGGGGCCAGAAAAAGCTTGTTGCCATTGCTGGGATACTTGCAATGCGACCCAGGGTAGTCGTACTTGATGAACCTACAGCAGGGCTGGATCCCCTTACGGCCAGCCAGGTGATCAATATGATAGAGGAAATGAACCTGCAGCTGGGAATCACCGTAATACTTTCCACCCATGATGTCGATATAGTGCCTTCTTTCGCTGAGAGGGTATATGTGATCCATGACGGGAGAATAGGCGCAGAAGGAACTCCTGAAGAGATATTCAGCAAATGTGATCTTCTCAGGAATGCACACCTGCGAATGCCCCGAATCGCAGAGGTATTCAGGCTGCTGCAGGAAAGCGGGGTCGATGCAGACATACAGATAACGCCATCCGAGGCCAGAAACGAGATATTGCGTCTGCTCAGGATGCATGCATAA
- a CDS encoding transcription elongation factor Spt5, producing MAEDSAIFVVKTTANQERSVANMLTQVARKDHLDIRAIIAPDELKGYVLIEAPEPGVVEQAIQTVPHARTVVKGRSSIEEISHFLTPKPTVTGITEGAIIEITSGPFKGERARVKRVDEGHEEITVELFDAVVPIPITIRGDTVRVLRKEEENNS from the coding sequence ATGGCCGAAGATTCTGCGATATTTGTGGTCAAGACTACTGCAAATCAGGAGCGCTCAGTTGCAAACATGCTCACACAGGTCGCACGCAAGGACCATCTTGATATCAGGGCGATAATCGCCCCTGATGAGCTTAAAGGATATGTTCTCATCGAAGCACCCGAACCAGGTGTTGTTGAACAGGCCATCCAGACAGTTCCCCACGCGAGGACAGTTGTCAAGGGAAGGTCAAGCATAGAGGAGATATCCCACTTCCTTACTCCGAAACCCACTGTAACAGGCATAACAGAAGGCGCGATCATTGAGATCACTTCCGGCCCGTTCAAGGGAGAGAGAGCCCGCGTCAAGAGAGTGGACGAAGGTCACGAGGAGATCACTGTGGAACTCTTCGATGCAGTTGTACCGATACCTATAACTATTCGTGGCGATACTGTAAGAGTCCTCAGGAAAGAAGAAGAGAACAATTCCTGA
- the cbiQ gene encoding cobalt ECF transporter T component CbiQ yields the protein MQITLTDIERESYKDSPVHNLDGRVKILATVAIIVFAVSLPRIDDGNFTRLLVVEIYLILLILLARLNPLYILLRFLAVLPFGLAMILVQPFIRQPFIDTFTLYPVALPFGLTMTYEGIYFGLNLLAKYVASVTAIILLSSTTKMNDMVVSARRLGVPGEFTLLLTMMVRYLFVFWIVLKRIRVAQQTRLFDIWNKKTPRRWILEQVGYTISSLFVRSYEQGERTYISMLCRGYGGEAANMYVHRRKLDSRDILFSLTTAAMLTILTLA from the coding sequence ATGCAGATAACTCTTACCGACATCGAGAGGGAATCCTATAAGGACAGCCCTGTCCACAACCTGGACGGGCGTGTCAAGATACTTGCTACCGTCGCCATTATAGTCTTTGCAGTAAGCCTTCCCCGGATAGATGACGGTAATTTCACCCGTCTGCTGGTGGTCGAGATATATCTGATACTTCTCATCTTGCTGGCAAGGCTTAATCCTCTGTACATACTCCTCAGGTTCCTTGCAGTATTACCTTTCGGGCTTGCCATGATCCTTGTGCAGCCTTTCATCAGGCAGCCTTTCATTGATACGTTTACACTGTACCCGGTCGCTCTTCCCTTTGGCTTGACGATGACCTATGAAGGGATATATTTCGGCCTTAACCTGCTGGCAAAATATGTGGCCAGCGTGACAGCGATCATACTGCTCTCCTCGACAACTAAAATGAACGACATGGTTGTCTCGGCAAGGCGCCTTGGAGTACCGGGAGAATTCACGCTGCTGCTTACGATGATGGTCAGATACCTCTTTGTGTTCTGGATCGTGCTCAAGCGCATCAGGGTAGCCCAGCAGACACGCCTTTTTGACATCTGGAACAAAAAAACGCCTCGCAGGTGGATACTCGAGCAGGTCGGATATACTATCAGTTCCCTCTTTGTACGCTCATACGAACAGGGTGAAAGGACCTACATCAGCATGCTTTGCAGGGGATATGGCGGCGAGGCTGCCAATATGTATGTGCACAGAAGGAAACTTGACAGCAGGGATATCCTGTTCTCTCTGACAACAGCTGCAATGCTGACAATACTCACGCTGGCATGA
- the rpl12p gene encoding 50S ribosomal protein P1, protein MEYIYAALLLHKAGKEITEATVTAVLQAAGVEVNDARAKALIAALEGVDIEEAMATAAVAAAPAAVAAAPAAAAAAPAAEAKSEEEDKEEAEESGMAGLGALFG, encoded by the coding sequence ATGGAATACATATACGCAGCACTTTTATTGCACAAAGCAGGTAAAGAGATTACAGAAGCAACAGTCACTGCCGTACTTCAGGCAGCAGGCGTAGAGGTCAACGATGCACGCGCAAAGGCACTCATCGCAGCCCTTGAAGGCGTAGACATCGAAGAAGCAATGGCAACCGCAGCAGTCGCAGCAGCACCAGCAGCAGTCGCAGCAGCACCAGCTGCAGCCGCAGCAGCACCAGCAGCAGAAGCCAAGAGCGAAGAAGAAGACAAGGAAGAGGCAGAAGAGAGCGGAATGGCCGGTCTCGGTGCACTCTTCGGGTAA
- a CDS encoding MBL fold metallo-hydrolase — translation MTIDWLGHAGFMIKGDDRVIYIDPYLPAYDVPSEDMGDILLITQEHDEHCHPESIRKVRKGDATTLVPESVSLDFRGDARRVAAGDSLTGELAIKGVGIEVVPAYEGETLPEPQNGGVGYILEIGGLRIYHAGDTAVIPEMRDFSVDVALLPIGGRSPMKEEQAAEAAVILSPKVAIPMHYDPGRQDADPDKFSRMVGSGAPNIDVIILDPF, via the coding sequence GTGACAATAGATTGGCTAGGGCACGCAGGTTTCATGATCAAAGGGGATGACCGGGTAATCTACATCGACCCGTATCTGCCTGCATACGATGTTCCTTCAGAGGATATGGGAGACATACTCCTTATAACACAGGAACATGATGAGCACTGCCATCCGGAGTCCATCCGGAAGGTCCGCAAGGGCGATGCAACGACACTTGTACCCGAAAGCGTCAGCCTTGATTTCAGGGGGGACGCCAGAAGGGTCGCAGCAGGTGATTCCCTGACGGGTGAACTTGCTATAAAAGGCGTGGGCATAGAAGTGGTTCCTGCATACGAGGGTGAAACCCTCCCTGAACCGCAGAACGGCGGTGTTGGGTATATACTTGAAATAGGCGGCCTGAGGATATATCATGCAGGCGATACTGCCGTAATACCCGAGATGCGTGACTTCTCGGTAGATGTAGCCCTTCTTCCCATAGGCGGCCGTTCTCCCATGAAGGAGGAACAAGCTGCTGAGGCTGCAGTTATTCTCTCTCCCAAGGTCGCCATACCTATGCATTATGATCCCGGGAGGCAGGATGCTGATCCGGATAAATTCTCCCGGATGGTCGGATCAGGAGCGCCAAACATAGATGTAATCATCCTTGATCCTTTCTGA
- the ftsZ gene encoding cell division protein FtsZ has protein sequence MKSIVEEALARSEQEAHLRNPARSQDQRDINAELEEMLRELQTNIKVIGCGGGGSNSAQRMADEGIKGAELVALNTDAQHLLNISADRKILIGRKKTRGLGAGSLPQIGEDAALESVDDIASVVQGSDMVFITAGLGGGTGTGSAPIVAEAARDAGALTIAVVTLPFSVEGHVRRTNAEAGLERLRDVADTVIVVPNDKLLEVVPRLPLQAAFKVSDEVLMRAVKGITELITKPGLVNLDFADVRTVMQNGGVAMIGLGEAEGEAKAVESVQKALRSPLLDVDISGATSALVNVVGGPDMTIAEAESVVQEVYNRIDPEARLIWGAQVDNSLENTVRTMIVVTGVKSPQIYGHGGAKNVTRRYGIDFVK, from the coding sequence ATGAAATCCATAGTAGAAGAGGCACTGGCAAGGTCTGAACAGGAAGCGCATCTTCGCAACCCGGCTAGAAGCCAGGATCAGAGAGACATCAATGCTGAACTAGAAGAAATGCTGCGTGAGCTGCAAACCAATATCAAGGTAATTGGTTGCGGTGGCGGTGGTTCTAACAGCGCGCAGAGGATGGCTGACGAAGGAATAAAGGGCGCAGAGCTTGTTGCGCTCAATACGGATGCACAGCACCTCCTGAACATAAGTGCCGACAGGAAGATACTCATCGGAAGGAAGAAGACAAGAGGACTTGGTGCAGGCAGCCTTCCGCAGATAGGAGAAGACGCAGCCCTTGAGAGCGTGGATGATATTGCCAGCGTGGTTCAGGGAAGCGACATGGTATTCATTACAGCCGGACTCGGAGGAGGAACCGGAACAGGTTCAGCCCCAATTGTTGCAGAGGCTGCAAGGGATGCAGGCGCACTGACCATCGCAGTGGTAACATTGCCTTTCAGCGTGGAAGGCCATGTGAGGCGCACAAACGCAGAAGCAGGCCTTGAGAGATTAAGGGATGTGGCAGATACTGTCATCGTCGTACCAAATGACAAGCTGCTGGAAGTAGTTCCCAGGCTGCCCCTTCAGGCAGCATTCAAGGTTTCTGATGAAGTCCTCATGAGAGCCGTAAAAGGTATTACAGAGCTCATCACAAAACCAGGGCTTGTCAACCTTGACTTTGCCGATGTAAGGACCGTGATGCAGAACGGAGGAGTTGCCATGATAGGTCTTGGCGAGGCAGAGGGCGAGGCAAAGGCAGTGGAATCCGTGCAGAAAGCACTTCGCAGCCCGTTGCTGGACGTTGATATCTCAGGTGCTACATCAGCCCTGGTCAATGTTGTGGGCGGACCGGACATGACCATTGCAGAAGCAGAGAGCGTAGTGCAGGAAGTCTACAACAGGATTGACCCGGAGGCAAGACTTATATGGGGTGCCCAGGTGGATAACTCCCTTGAGAATACCGTGCGTACCATGATCGTGGTTACCGGAGTGAAGTCCCCGCAGATCTACGGCCACGGCGGTGCAAAGAACGTCACCAGGAGATACGGCATAGACTTTGTCAAATGA
- a CDS encoding ABC1 kinase family protein: MMFKKLRRYVTIFRVFYRYGLFSALYSEVNSYYVSNRRNLCTADIRNRKNAENLRMALEELGPTFVKLGQMLSKRPDLVPAVYVEELSRLQDNVRRVDFELMKAAFGGFACRPSDDADIGRDFDVLEVFDEFNTTPIACASIAQVYEAVYQGKKVAVKITKPDLINIINLDLAILDDLKPLIVRALGLGSNFDIDAFLFEFRDVLNRELDLRNEARNLKRFRDNFEGVEGIHVPGVYEDFSNENVLIMDYMEGIPVRKLSRIPADKRRWYAKLISSSYLKQVYIDGFYHADPHSSNILLQEDGIAYIDFGAVGSIDDQLRRNMLNLFYGIYKKKVDIVFEAFLKISGIYKEDIDVRRFKIDLDDIISKQNYSVGERQSDNYATLGLKYDLSLPSEFSTLERALILIEANCLELDPKFNLLENAKPVITQVFMKRYSPFEAAEYLQLEGDRYLEIIKELPQGVSDVIETIRGYRIEKLEKKSSEIKRYKLADTISKYVFLLAILITSTYLAAEGTGYLPLIGILGFSSAIVLFGIMFFKRT, encoded by the coding sequence ATGATGTTCAAAAAACTCCGCAGGTATGTCACTATTTTCAGGGTATTCTACAGGTACGGTCTTTTCAGTGCTCTTTACAGCGAAGTCAACAGTTACTATGTTTCAAACAGGCGCAACCTGTGTACGGCAGACATCAGGAACAGGAAGAATGCTGAGAATCTGCGGATGGCGCTGGAGGAACTTGGCCCCACCTTTGTCAAGCTTGGGCAGATGCTGAGCAAGAGACCGGATCTTGTCCCTGCCGTTTATGTGGAGGAACTTTCCCGTCTCCAGGATAATGTGAGGAGGGTTGATTTTGAGCTGATGAAGGCCGCGTTCGGCGGATTCGCTTGCAGGCCATCGGATGATGCCGACATTGGCAGGGACTTTGATGTGCTTGAGGTATTCGATGAGTTCAATACCACTCCCATTGCATGCGCCTCTATTGCACAGGTCTACGAAGCCGTGTACCAGGGTAAGAAGGTTGCTGTAAAGATAACAAAACCCGATCTTATCAACATAATCAATCTGGACCTTGCAATCCTGGACGACCTCAAGCCTTTAATAGTAAGGGCACTGGGGCTTGGCAGTAATTTCGACATCGATGCCTTTCTTTTTGAATTCAGGGACGTGCTGAACAGGGAGCTGGACCTGAGGAACGAGGCGAGGAACCTCAAGCGCTTCAGAGATAATTTTGAAGGCGTGGAAGGGATACATGTGCCAGGAGTCTATGAGGATTTCTCCAATGAGAATGTCCTGATCATGGATTATATGGAGGGCATACCTGTCAGGAAGCTTTCCCGGATACCTGCCGATAAAAGAAGGTGGTATGCAAAGCTGATCAGCAGCAGTTATCTCAAACAGGTCTATATCGACGGTTTCTACCATGCCGACCCGCATAGTTCCAACATCCTTCTCCAGGAGGATGGTATAGCCTATATCGATTTTGGAGCGGTGGGCAGCATTGATGATCAATTGCGCCGCAATATGCTTAACCTTTTCTATGGTATCTACAAGAAAAAAGTGGATATCGTTTTTGAGGCTTTCCTGAAAATATCCGGGATATACAAGGAGGATATTGATGTCCGCCGTTTCAAGATAGACCTTGATGATATCATATCAAAACAGAATTATTCCGTAGGCGAGAGGCAGAGTGATAACTATGCCACCCTGGGACTTAAGTACGACCTGTCCCTTCCAAGTGAGTTCTCAACCCTTGAAAGGGCTCTGATACTGATCGAGGCAAACTGCCTGGAACTTGACCCGAAGTTCAACCTGCTGGAGAACGCCAAGCCCGTCATCACGCAGGTCTTCATGAAAAGATATTCGCCTTTTGAGGCTGCCGAGTACCTGCAGCTGGAGGGGGACAGATATCTGGAGATAATCAAGGAGCTCCCTCAGGGTGTCAGTGATGTGATCGAGACAATCCGCGGCTACAGGATAGAGAAATTAGAGAAGAAGAGCAGTGAGATCAAAAGATACAAGCTTGCAGACACAATCTCTAAGTATGTATTCCTGCTGGCGATCCTCATAACATCGACCTATCTGGCAGCCGAAGGAACCGGATACCTGCCTTTGATAGGGATATTAGGCTTTTCAAGTGCAATTGTACTATTTGGGATAATGTTCTTTAAGAGGACTTAG